The window CCGCATCGAGTACAACGCGATCAGGCCACACGAGGCCATCGCCTTCAACCGGCCCAAGGAGGTGCACCTGGGCCTGGCCGACCCGAAGATCCCGACCTTTCAAGTCAAGGAAATCCTGCCAACTCCTTGACGCGGGACAGGCGGTTTGTTGAACATGTGGTCGAGTCACTGCTCGTACGGCGTGCGCAGCCCGTTTTGGAGGTACTGCTGCCACTGCGACACGATGATCCGGATCAGCGGCCGCAACGTCACCACGACATGAGCGCGTGCACCGGCGAGCTCGGTCACCACTCGCCGTGCCGTCTCGTCGTCGCCGTCGGCGAAGAACTCGCTGCTGACTACAACGCGTCGGTCGCCGGCGGCGGCGACCTCGTCGACGAGGTCGGTCCAGTCCGACGTGGTGGCCGGGCGGTCACCGACCAGCGTGGCGTTTCTGCCGGTGATCGCGAGTGCCGCCCAGGCTCTTTGCCTTCCGGTGCCGGCGTAGACGACGCCGTGTTTCGGCCAACCGCTGACGGGCCTGGTGAAATGCGCCTTGAATGGTCGCGGTGCCTGTTTTTCGGCGGACCGATGTGCAGCAGGCGCACACCGCGGTCGAGCGTCAGGTCCTGCACGACTCGTCAAACCCTCCCTGCCTCGCCCGGGCATCCTTCCACGGCAGCACCATGTACAACCAGCGGGCGGGGTGATCGTCGGAGTGGAGGCAGGCTCGTAGGATGAGGCATGCCCAACGGATGCAATGACTCGACTGGATGTAGTCACGTGGGTGATGAGCCTCCTAGTTGCCAGCCGGTTGGTGCCCGGTGACCGAGTGGTTGTTGATCGCGGCCGGGGTGGTGTTGACCCTGGGCACGGGGGTCGCGGTCGCGGCGGAGTTCTCGCTGGTCACGGTCGAACGCAGCACCATCGAGTCTGCCGCGGAGACCGGTGACGCGTCCGCTGCGCGGGTGTTGAAGAGCCTGCGGAACCTGTCGACGCAGTTGTCGGGTGCGCAGGTCGCGATCAGCTTCACGACATTGCTGGTGGGCTACCTCGTGGAGCCGTCGCTGGCCGGTTTGCTGCACGGCCCGTTCGAGGCGATCGGGCTGCCGCCGGCCGCGGTCGCAACGGTGACCGTGGTACTGGCCATGTTCATCGCGACGATGTTCTCCATGCTGGTTGGTGAGCTGATCCCGAAGAACCTCGCGATCGCGCGGCCGCAGGGCACGGCACGGTGGTCCGCGCCGATGCAGGCGGTGTTCACGGTGGCGACGCTGCCGTTGATCCGCGCGTTGAACGGCACCGCGAACGCGTTCATCCGCGCGATCGGGTTGCACCCGCAGGAGGAACTCTCCGCCGGTCGCACGCCCGACGAGCTGGCCGTGCTAGTGCGGCACTCGGCACGTGCAGGGGCGCTGGACGAGGCCACCGCGACCCGCGTCGGGCGGTCGTTGACGTTCGGCCGGTTGACCGCCGGCGATGTGATGGTCCACCGGGTCCACGTCGAGACGATCGACCACGACACCACCGCCGCCGACGTCATCGCCTCGACACGTGCCACCGGGCACTCCCGATTCCCCGTGGTCCGGGACAGCGCTGATGAGGTCGTCGGCGTCGTCCACGTCAAACGGGCGGTCGCGGTGCCGCGCGCCGCCCGCGGCGAGGTGGCCGTAACAGAGGTGATGGACCCGGTACTGCACGTGCCGGGGTCGCTCCGTGTGGCGAATCTGCTGGTCGAGCTGAAGAGCGAGACCGGCCCACTCGCTGTCGTCGAGGACGAGTACGGCGGCACCGCCGGGATCGTCACTCTCGAAGACGTCGTCGAAGAGGTCGTCGGCGCCGTCGCCGACGAACACGACCCCACCGACATCGACGCCGTCCGCGACGCCGACGGGTCGTGGATGCTCGCTGCCACGCTGCGCCCTGACGAGGTCCGTGCCCGCACTGGCTTGGACATCCCGGACAGCCCCGACTACGACACCATCGCCGGGTTCGTTCTCACCCAGCTGGGCCGGCTCGCTGAACCCGGCGACCGGGTTCCGGTAACCGGTGGGCGCCTCGAGGTCGTTGATCTTGACGGCAGGCACATCGAACGACTCCGCTTCCAGCCCGACGAACCGGGCAGCGGAACCGACGCTGCCGCCCAGCAGGAGCAGCGATGAGCTCCGGTCTCGGTATCGCCTTCGGGGTCGTCCTGCTGGTCGTCAATGCGTTCTTCGTCGGCGCGGAGTTCGCGGTGATCTCCGCCCGCCGCAGCCAGATCGAGCCCCGCGCCGAGGCCGGCAGCAAAGCGGCGAAGACCACGCTGTGGGCGATGGAGAACGTCTCCCTGATGCTGGCGTGTGCCCAGCTCGGCATCACCGTGTGCTCGCTCGGGCTCCTCGCGATCACCGAGCCCGCGCTACACCATGCCCTCGAAGGCCCGCTGCACGCGGTCGGGCTGCCCGAGCCGGCGATCACCACGATCGCGCTGGTCGTCGCCGTGTTCGTCGTCGGCTACCTGCACATCGTCGCCGGGGAGATGATCCCGAAGAACATCTCCCTGTCCATCCCTGACCGCGCGGCGCTGCTGCTGGTACCCGCCCTGGTCGGGGTCGCGCATGTAGTCAAGCCGCTTATCGTCGCGTTGAACTGGGCCGCCAACACCGCGCTCAAGGCGGCCCGGGTACCGCCCAAGGACGAGGTCTCCGCCGTCTACACCCTCGAAGAAGTCCGGTCGCTGGTCGACGCCTCCCAGCGCGAGGGCCTCCTCGACGACACCCATGACGTGCTCACCGGCTCGCTGACCTTCGGCGATCGCCGCGCCGCCGACGTCATGGTTCCCCTCGACCAGGTCGTGACGCTGCCCGAGCAGGCGCGACCGCACGATGTCGAGGACCTCGTCGCCCGCACCGGCTACAGCCGCTACCCGGTTCACTCCGACAGCGCGATCGGCGACACGGTGTCGGGCTACCTACACCTGCAAGACGTCCTGCACGATCCCGGCGACCAGCCCGTACCGCCCAACCGGATCCGCCCCCTCGCCCGCGTCAGGGACCAGGACCGCGCCGACGACGTCCTCGCCATGATGCAACGCAACCGCACCCACCTAGTCGCCGTCGTCGACCAGCAGGAACACGTCACCGGCGTGTTGTTCTTCGAGGACGTCCTCGAAGAACTCGTCGGGGAGATCAAGGACATGACCCAAGTCGCATCGACGCCCGACGTCCGGTGACCACGCCGCCACGGCTCCTGACCGCTGCGCTTAGGGGTAGTTGGGGCCTGGCGACGGCCTGCCGCGTGGCGGGTTGATGTCGGTGGGGAACACGCCGAGCGCCCGCATGACCGACTCCGCGAACGCGGCCGTTCCGAACTGGACGACCACGGTCACAACCATCGCGACAACCTCAGCCGCGCTCAACTCGCTAACCTCCCGCCCGCCGCCACCGGCGGGCACGTTCATCGTCTCACTCACGCCGTGGTCGTAGTGGCCCTGGCGATGTGAGGTCGAATGCGACAGTTCTACCGGTAGGACTACTCTCGGGCGGATCTGGCCACCACCGCCGCCCGAGGGAGGCCCAAACATGACCTTTCGACGTAAGGGCGACGTGGCGATGCTGCTCGCCCTCACGGTCTCGCTGCTCGTCTTCATGATCACCACCGCCTTGGCCCAATGACGATAGGAGAGGGGTTCACGTCGTCGCTGGCGGTGACGGTTTCGACCGCGATGCCGGCTTCCGCGGCGATCTGCGGGGCCGTCGTGCCGACGGCATCGGGGTGTCTCGGGTCGATCCCGTGATTACCCTGGGATCGCGCGGCCCGGTCGTGTCCCCCGTGGCCGGGTCGCGCCCTTCGTGCCAGGGCGTGTCTCCCGGTCTGAGGTGGGGGAGTTCAGACGGTCCCGGCAGCGCCTGTCTCGACTACTGGGACCTGACCGCCGTTGATGCCCGGGCACCGACGACTGGCTGCGGTCATCGGTACCCATCGGGGCGTCGGCGCAAACGTCAGAGCCAGGACGGGTGTTGGCGCGAGCGCAAGGTTGTACCGTCCGGGCCTCCGGTACCCTTCCGGGGCAAGTAGCTGTCGTCAACGTAACCTGTTCGCCAGGTGTCGGGGCAGCCGGACGCGCCGCGCGAGCATCTGCTGGCGTGATCATTCCGTCGGGTGGACGGGGGGTCGCGCCTCCGCGCGGCGCGTTCGCGCGAGAGTGCTACGGCTTCTCCGTGTCTGTCGTCTGCCGGCCGGTGTTGTCATTGTCCGGCACTGCGGTGGCAGTGTCGGTTGGCGAGTCGGATCCTGCCGTGGCCTCGTCGTCGGTCAAGGTCTCGTCGAGCTTCTCCTTGGCGGGGTCGCTCGGCGGCGGCCCCTGCGCGCGGAAGCCTGGCCGAGCGCCGAGAAGATCAACGTTGGTATCCACGCTGCGGTCGGCATGGCGGTCGATGGTGGGACGGCTACTGCTTGCCGGGGTCCTGCTTGTGTTCGTCTGCGGTGTCCGGGCCCTTCGACTCTGGCGGGTTCGCCGCACCGTCGCTGGTGCGGTCGGGTGTCGCGTCAGCGCCACTGTTCGGCGTAGTGGCCGCGTCCGGCTCGGTGTCAGTGGCTGACTTGCTGTCACTGGCCGGTTCGCCATTGGTGCTGTCGGTGAGTGTTTCGTCGCTCTGGTCTTTGTGGCCGCGGGCGAACCGTTTGGCCTTGTTCAGCAGGTCCTGCAATCCCATACTGTTCTCCTCCTCGTGATGATCTGTGCCGATGCTCTCGCGCAGCAGTTGCAGAGGCTGCGATTCGCAAGGTCCGACCGTACCCGGTGGAGAAACCCGGTGCACCCCGGGCCTGGTGGGTTCAGCGGCGGACCAGCCGTCGAGTCCCCCGCTTGGGGGGTGCCATCGGCCGCGGATCGCGAGCCTGGTCAGCCGGGTGCCTCGGCCGACGACCAGAAGTGGGCGAGGTACTCGTTGAACGGCGTGCCGGTCTGGGGCACGGAGTGCCCGGCACCCGGCACCACGACCCGGGCTGCGGGGAGGCGCGCCTGGAGCAGGTCGCAGACGGCATCGAACATGGCGCTGTGCGCGCCGGAGATCACCAGCTTGGGGAACGGCGTAGGCGCGAGGTCGTCGAGTGGGATCTCTGCCTCCCATGGCCACCGCCCGCGCATCTGCAATTTGGCCGCCTTCGCCAGGGGCGGCGGCAGCGGCGACGGCAACCGGTTCGGGTCGCCGCCGACGGCGCGGACGAACTGCGGTAGGAACTCCTCCGGCGACGGGGCGCGGTCGATGATCGCCCGCACGGTGGTGATGAACTCGCGGGTGTCTGCGCGATCGCGGGTGAGCCCGAGCGCCGGCGGCTCGACCACCGCTAGCGACAGCACCGCCTCCGGCCGACGCGCCGCGGCGAGCAACGCGACGACACCGCCGTAGGAGTGCCCGACCAGGTGCGCGCCGTCACCCAAGACCTCCGCGACATCGACCGCGTCGACGGCGAAGTCCTCGCCGTCGACATCCGGGCTGCCGCCGAACCCGCGGCGGTTCACCAGCAGTAGCCGACGCCCCCGGGCCAACGGCCGCTGCTGGTTCCACGTCCCCTCCGCCCCGAACACGTCACCGTGGACGAGAACCGCCGGGACCCCCGAGCCCTGTTCGATCACCTCGACCGGCCACATTTCGCCCCCAAGAGTCGGCAACCTCGCTGCGTCTGCCCAGGTCATCCCTGCTCGACAGCGTCGCACGTACACCATTCCGCCGAGTCCTGGCGCAGAGATCCGTACACAACGTGCGCGGCCGCTGCCGCCTCGCAAACGATCGCGTACGACCCGCCGGCGGCGG of the Streptosporangiales bacterium genome contains:
- a CDS encoding transposase, whose product is RIEYNAIRPHEAIAFNRPKEVHLGLADPKIPTFQVKEILPTP
- a CDS encoding DUF21 domain-containing protein; translated protein: MTEWLLIAAGVVLTLGTGVAVAAEFSLVTVERSTIESAAETGDASAARVLKSLRNLSTQLSGAQVAISFTTLLVGYLVEPSLAGLLHGPFEAIGLPPAAVATVTVVLAMFIATMFSMLVGELIPKNLAIARPQGTARWSAPMQAVFTVATLPLIRALNGTANAFIRAIGLHPQEELSAGRTPDELAVLVRHSARAGALDEATATRVGRSLTFGRLTAGDVMVHRVHVETIDHDTTAADVIASTRATGHSRFPVVRDSADEVVGVVHVKRAVAVPRAARGEVAVTEVMDPVLHVPGSLRVANLLVELKSETGPLAVVEDEYGGTAGIVTLEDVVEEVVGAVADEHDPTDIDAVRDADGSWMLAATLRPDEVRARTGLDIPDSPDYDTIAGFVLTQLGRLAEPGDRVPVTGGRLEVVDLDGRHIERLRFQPDEPGSGTDAAAQQEQR
- a CDS encoding DUF21 domain-containing protein → MSSGLGIAFGVVLLVVNAFFVGAEFAVISARRSQIEPRAEAGSKAAKTTLWAMENVSLMLACAQLGITVCSLGLLAITEPALHHALEGPLHAVGLPEPAITTIALVVAVFVVGYLHIVAGEMIPKNISLSIPDRAALLLVPALVGVAHVVKPLIVALNWAANTALKAARVPPKDEVSAVYTLEEVRSLVDASQREGLLDDTHDVLTGSLTFGDRRAADVMVPLDQVVTLPEQARPHDVEDLVARTGYSRYPVHSDSAIGDTVSGYLHLQDVLHDPGDQPVPPNRIRPLARVRDQDRADDVLAMMQRNRTHLVAVVDQQEHVTGVLFFEDVLEELVGEIKDMTQVASTPDVR
- a CDS encoding alpha/beta fold hydrolase — translated: MSLASGGVRIAHPILAERLCVPPMFDSPGRRHERYLRHWRTAGWGSLPYTTRCRRRRVVRDRLRGGSGRARCVRISAPGLGGMVYVRRCRAGMTWADAARLPTLGGEMWPVEVIEQGSGVPAVLVHGDVFGAEGTWNQQRPLARGRRLLLVNRRGFGGSPDVDGEDFAVDAVDVAEVLGDGAHLVGHSYGGVVALLAAARRPEAVLSLAVVEPPALGLTRDRADTREFITTVRAIIDRAPSPEEFLPQFVRAVGGDPNRLPSPLPPPLAKAAKLQMRGRWPWEAEIPLDDLAPTPFPKLVISGAHSAMFDAVCDLLQARLPAARVVVPGAGHSVPQTGTPFNEYLAHFWSSAEAPG